From Candidatus Palauibacter soopunensis, a single genomic window includes:
- a CDS encoding SDR family NAD(P)-dependent oxidoreductase encodes MTATVPGLPGLAGKRVLVTGGSRGIGRATVQCLATSGASVGIAYHRAEAEARQAVEEANALAPDGRHWCAGADLADPAECRTLFERADAEFGGLDGFVGNAGIWNVDPRPIESLEADEWRHMIETNLTSIYAGTREAARRMGADGRIVLVSSTASQRGEAEHSHYAASKGAINAFCKSVATELGPRSINVNAVAPGWVDTDMSSPALQGEAGRAALALIPLRRVATAEDIAGPICFLLSDAARHITGEILNVNGGSVLCG; translated from the coding sequence ATGACAGCGACGGTGCCGGGGTTGCCCGGCCTCGCGGGCAAGCGCGTGCTCGTCACCGGAGGTTCGCGCGGGATCGGACGCGCGACCGTGCAGTGCCTCGCAACGTCCGGCGCGTCCGTCGGCATCGCCTACCACCGGGCGGAGGCGGAAGCGCGGCAGGCGGTCGAGGAGGCGAACGCGCTCGCCCCGGACGGGCGCCACTGGTGCGCCGGCGCGGATCTCGCCGACCCCGCCGAGTGCAGGACGCTGTTCGAGCGCGCGGACGCCGAGTTCGGCGGACTGGACGGGTTCGTGGGCAACGCCGGCATCTGGAACGTGGACCCCCGGCCGATCGAGTCGCTCGAGGCGGACGAATGGCGACACATGATCGAGACGAACCTCACGTCGATCTACGCGGGCACGCGCGAGGCGGCGCGTCGCATGGGCGCGGACGGGAGGATCGTCCTCGTCTCCTCGACGGCGTCCCAGCGCGGCGAGGCGGAGCACAGCCACTACGCCGCCTCGAAGGGGGCGATCAACGCCTTCTGCAAGTCGGTCGCGACCGAACTCGGCCCGAGATCGATCAACGTGAACGCCGTCGCCCCCGGCTGGGTCGACACGGACATGTCCTCGCCGGCGCTGCAGGGCGAGGCCGGGCGCGCCGCGCTGGCCCTCATTCCGCTCAGGCGCGTCGCGACGGCGGAAGACATCGCCGGACCCATCTGTTTTCTCCTCTCCGACGCGGCCCGGCACATCACGGGAGAGATCCTCAACGTGAACGGCGGCAGCGTGCTGTGCGGCTGA
- a CDS encoding lysylphosphatidylglycerol synthase transmembrane domain-containing protein, with protein sequence MRGRLTVLIGVLVSVALLIWALRGVSAAELLRHLGEANVWLLIAATVVATLTFNLRAIRWDILLRASNGNLPFGSRYAAVCIGFMANNVLPGRLGEFARAYSLSQITPVPLTAALASLVVERLLDAIVLMVFLVPAFFIVGVDEAASGTLRDLFTVGVILVSASLLALALLVRSPDRFLRLAAKWSHRVAPDRVAGRIMDILSAFVDGLGALRHAHVFARAMLWSFAVWAWNAVSFYLGFLAFGIIGPGFLGALVLQTTIGFAVAIPSTPGFFGPFETAARVALELHHIEPARIISFAAGYHILTFLPITVLGIWYMRRLGISRRELGRSEARAPETSE encoded by the coding sequence GTGAGAGGCCGTCTCACAGTCCTCATCGGCGTACTCGTCTCCGTCGCGCTCCTCATCTGGGCGCTGCGGGGCGTCTCGGCGGCCGAACTCCTCAGGCACCTGGGCGAGGCGAACGTCTGGCTGCTGATCGCCGCGACGGTCGTGGCCACGCTCACGTTCAACCTCCGCGCGATCCGGTGGGACATCCTCCTCCGCGCCTCGAACGGAAACCTGCCGTTCGGTTCGCGCTACGCGGCCGTGTGCATCGGCTTCATGGCGAACAACGTCCTGCCGGGCCGGCTCGGCGAGTTCGCCCGCGCCTACTCGCTGTCGCAGATCACCCCGGTGCCCCTGACCGCCGCCCTCGCCTCGCTCGTCGTGGAGCGCCTGCTCGACGCGATCGTGCTCATGGTGTTCCTCGTCCCCGCCTTCTTCATCGTCGGGGTCGACGAAGCCGCCTCCGGGACGCTGCGGGACCTGTTCACCGTGGGCGTCATCCTCGTCTCCGCGAGCCTGCTCGCGCTCGCCCTCCTCGTCCGCTCGCCGGACCGCTTCCTCCGACTCGCGGCCAAGTGGTCCCACCGGGTCGCGCCCGACCGCGTCGCCGGCCGCATCATGGACATCCTCTCCGCGTTCGTGGACGGCCTCGGGGCGCTGCGCCACGCGCACGTCTTCGCCCGCGCGATGCTGTGGTCGTTCGCCGTCTGGGCCTGGAACGCCGTCTCGTTCTACCTCGGGTTCCTCGCCTTCGGCATCATCGGGCCCGGGTTCCTCGGCGCGCTCGTCCTCCAGACGACGATCGGCTTCGCCGTCGCGATCCCGTCCACGCCGGGGTTCTTCGGACCGTTCGAGACGGCGGCCCGCGTCGCGCTCGAACTCCACCACATTGAGCCCGCGAGAATCATCAGCTTCGCCGCGGGCTACCACATCCTCACCTTCCTGCCCATCACGGTGCTGGGGATCTGGTACATGCGGCGCCTCGGGATCAGCCGCCGCGAACTGGGACGGAGCGAGGCCCGGGCGCCGGAGACCTCGGAGTGA
- a CDS encoding replication-associated recombination protein A, translating into MTDEPSLFAGTEPRAEPAPEDASGPGATGARDAALADSPLAARMRPRRLAEFVGQPKLVGEGRPLRQLIESGRVPSLIFWGPPGTGKTTLAGLLAGRMEAAFVPFSAVTDGIPRVRRVLEEAKARRAATGRGTVLFVDEIHRFNRVQQDALLPHVERGAVTLIGATTENPSFEVVGPLLSRTRIFVLDPLAPEDVAEICARALRDRERGLGATGLAIDEDALARLGTESDGDARRALNALETAADLAAADGVPAISEDHVAAALQKRFARYDKSGEEHFNLISALHKAVRGSDADAALYWLARMLDGGEDPMYLARRIVRMAAEDIGLADPGALAVTIAARDAYHFLGSPEGDLALAQAVTYLAIAPKSNAVYRAFGAAARAARETPAEPVPFHIRNAPTRLMKELGYGSGYRYDHDEEDGVAAQSYLPESLGGSRWYHPVERGWEAEARRRLDAIRHSRVRAAEAGPAEEKGAETGAETGAETTEENRSKP; encoded by the coding sequence ATGACTGACGAGCCGAGCCTGTTCGCCGGCACGGAACCGCGCGCCGAGCCCGCGCCCGAGGACGCGTCCGGGCCGGGGGCCACCGGAGCCCGGGATGCCGCCCTGGCCGATTCGCCGCTCGCCGCCCGCATGCGCCCGCGGCGGCTGGCGGAGTTCGTCGGACAGCCGAAGCTCGTCGGCGAGGGCCGGCCCCTGCGTCAGCTCATCGAGAGCGGACGCGTCCCGAGCCTCATCTTCTGGGGTCCGCCGGGCACCGGCAAAACGACCCTCGCCGGGCTGCTGGCCGGCCGGATGGAAGCCGCGTTCGTCCCGTTCTCCGCCGTGACCGACGGGATCCCCCGCGTCCGCCGCGTGCTGGAGGAGGCGAAGGCGCGCCGCGCCGCCACCGGCCGCGGCACCGTCCTCTTCGTCGATGAGATCCACCGCTTCAACCGGGTGCAGCAGGATGCCCTCCTTCCGCACGTCGAGCGCGGGGCCGTCACCCTCATCGGGGCCACGACGGAGAACCCCAGCTTCGAGGTCGTCGGCCCGCTCCTCTCCCGCACGCGGATCTTCGTCCTCGACCCGCTGGCGCCGGAAGACGTCGCGGAGATCTGCGCCCGCGCGCTGCGCGACCGGGAGCGCGGACTCGGCGCCACGGGCCTCGCCATCGACGAGGACGCCCTGGCCCGGCTCGGGACCGAGTCGGACGGGGACGCCCGCCGCGCCCTCAACGCGCTCGAGACGGCGGCGGACCTGGCCGCGGCGGACGGCGTCCCCGCGATCTCCGAGGATCATGTGGCGGCGGCGCTGCAGAAGCGGTTCGCGCGCTACGACAAGTCGGGCGAGGAGCACTTCAACCTCATCTCCGCTCTGCACAAGGCCGTGCGCGGCTCGGACGCCGACGCCGCGCTCTACTGGCTCGCGCGGATGCTGGACGGCGGCGAAGACCCCATGTACTTGGCCCGGCGCATCGTGCGCATGGCCGCCGAGGACATCGGACTCGCGGATCCCGGCGCGCTCGCGGTCACCATCGCGGCGCGGGACGCGTACCACTTTCTCGGCAGCCCCGAGGGGGATCTGGCGCTGGCCCAGGCGGTCACCTACCTGGCCATCGCCCCGAAATCGAACGCGGTCTACCGGGCGTTCGGCGCCGCCGCCCGCGCCGCGCGCGAAACGCCTGCCGAGCCCGTCCCGTTCCATATCCGGAACGCGCCCACGCGGCTCATGAAGGAACTCGGCTACGGTTCGGGGTATCGCTACGATCACGACGAGGAAGACGGCGTCGCGGCCCAGTCCTACCTTCCGGAGTCGCTTGGCGGGAGCCGCTGGTATCATCCGGTGGAGCGCGGCTGGGAAGCGGAGGCGAGACGCAGGCTCGACGCGATTCGCCACAGCCGGGTGCGGGCGGCGGAAGCGGGCCCCGCGGAAGAGAAGGGGGCCGAAACGGGCGCCGAAACGGGCGCCGAGACCACGGAGGAGAATCGATCGAAACCGTGA
- the hflX gene encoding GTPase HflX has protein sequence MTSDRVAERAVLVGAPPPDMSQETVDEHLEELARLAGTAGADVRGSVVQRLRRPNASTFIGKGKVERLAQALREHDATLAIFDEELTPAQGANLETALGVRALDRTELILDIFALRARTSEAKLQVELAQLQYMRTRLKRMWTHLSREGGGIGARGPGEQQIETDRRLIDRRLARLRRKLDHIARARVKQRRARSEQFTVALTGYTNAGKSSILRALSGSDVFVEDRLFATVDSATRVCDLEGPGPILLTDTVGFIRKLPHHLVASFRATMEELAESDLLLHVIDASSPSRDEQREAVEEVLAEAGVADRPVIEVFNKVDRLTHEEERALRERAAADGRPHALTSVVEEGGLQPLREALQAAMRARLETVRVSLPAGDGARLAEAYREGEVLERAYEEGCVVIVARVPAGVAGRWRDSGLVVERADAA, from the coding sequence GTGACGTCGGACCGGGTGGCGGAGCGCGCGGTGCTCGTGGGCGCGCCGCCGCCCGACATGTCCCAGGAGACGGTGGACGAACACCTCGAGGAACTCGCCCGCCTCGCCGGGACGGCGGGAGCCGACGTCCGGGGCTCGGTCGTCCAGCGCCTGCGCAGGCCGAACGCCTCGACCTTCATCGGGAAGGGGAAGGTCGAACGCCTGGCGCAGGCGCTGCGGGAGCACGACGCGACGCTCGCCATCTTCGACGAGGAACTCACGCCGGCCCAGGGCGCGAATCTCGAGACGGCGCTCGGCGTGCGCGCGCTCGACCGCACCGAACTCATCCTCGACATCTTTGCGCTCCGGGCCCGGACCTCGGAAGCGAAACTCCAGGTCGAACTCGCCCAGCTCCAGTACATGCGGACGCGGTTGAAGCGGATGTGGACCCACCTCTCCCGCGAGGGCGGAGGCATCGGCGCCCGCGGGCCCGGCGAGCAGCAGATCGAGACCGACCGCCGGCTCATCGACCGGCGCCTGGCCCGGCTCCGGCGCAAGCTCGACCACATCGCGCGGGCGCGGGTCAAGCAGCGCCGGGCGCGAAGCGAGCAGTTCACTGTGGCGCTCACGGGCTACACGAACGCGGGCAAGTCCTCCATCCTGCGCGCGCTCTCGGGCTCGGACGTCTTCGTCGAGGACCGGCTGTTCGCGACGGTGGACTCGGCGACCCGGGTTTGCGATCTCGAAGGTCCCGGCCCGATCCTCCTCACCGACACGGTGGGGTTCATCCGGAAGCTGCCGCATCATCTCGTGGCGTCCTTCCGGGCCACGATGGAGGAACTCGCGGAGTCCGACCTCCTGCTGCACGTGATCGACGCCTCGTCGCCAAGCCGGGACGAGCAGCGCGAGGCCGTCGAGGAGGTGCTGGCGGAGGCCGGCGTGGCGGACCGCCCCGTGATCGAGGTCTTCAACAAGGTCGACCGGCTCACGCACGAGGAGGAGCGGGCGCTGCGCGAGCGGGCCGCGGCGGACGGACGGCCGCACGCGCTGACGTCGGTCGTGGAGGAGGGCGGACTGCAGCCGCTGCGCGAGGCCCTGCAGGCCGCGATGCGGGCCCGCCTGGAGACGGTGCGGGTGAGCCTGCCCGCCGGGGACGGCGCGCGGCTCGCCGAGGCGTACCGGGAGGGCGAGGTGCTGGAGCGGGCGTACGAAGAGGGGTGCGTGGTCATCGTGGCCCGCGTGCCCGCCGGGGTGGCCGGCCGCTGGCGCGACAGCGGCCTGGTCGTGGAGCGGGCCGACGCCGCCTGA
- a CDS encoding pyridoxine 5'-phosphate synthase produces the protein MANSSFSHLVDCRLCVNIDHVATVRQARGTDEPDPVRAAVLAELGGANGITVHLREDRRHIQDRDVELLLQTVRTFVNLELAAEEEVLALAERWRPAQATLVPEKREELTTEGGLDLSADPARIAAAVARLQDAGIRTSLFIDPDPAAVDASAESGAAAIELHTGEYANAPDQTGADRELSRLEDAAARAEAAGLGVHAGHGLTYENVQPVAAIPECEELNIGHSIVSRSVLVGIERAVLEMSELVREARG, from the coding sequence ATGGCGAACAGCAGCTTCTCGCACCTGGTCGACTGCCGGCTGTGCGTGAACATCGATCACGTGGCGACCGTCCGGCAGGCGCGCGGCACGGATGAGCCCGACCCGGTGCGGGCCGCCGTCCTCGCCGAACTCGGCGGCGCGAACGGGATCACGGTGCACCTGCGCGAGGACCGCCGGCACATCCAGGACCGCGACGTGGAACTCCTGCTGCAGACCGTCCGCACCTTCGTGAATCTCGAACTCGCGGCCGAGGAAGAGGTGCTCGCCCTCGCCGAACGCTGGCGGCCGGCTCAGGCCACGCTTGTCCCCGAGAAGAGGGAGGAACTGACGACGGAGGGCGGGCTGGACCTGTCCGCCGATCCGGCCCGCATCGCCGCCGCCGTGGCGCGGCTGCAGGACGCCGGGATCCGCACGTCGCTCTTCATCGACCCCGATCCCGCGGCCGTCGATGCCTCGGCCGAGTCGGGCGCGGCCGCGATCGAGCTTCACACCGGCGAATACGCCAACGCGCCGGACCAGACGGGCGCCGACCGCGAACTCTCGCGACTGGAGGATGCGGCGGCGCGGGCCGAAGCCGCCGGCCTCGGCGTACACGCCGGACACGGGCTCACCTACGAGAACGTGCAGCCGGTGGCGGCGATCCCGGAGTGCGAAGAACTCAACATCGGCCACTCGATCGTGAGCCGCTCCGTGCTCGTGGGGATCGAGCGCGCGGTGCTCGAGATGTCGGAACTCGTGCGCGAGGCGCGGGGGTGA